From the genome of Syngnathus acus chromosome 24, fSynAcu1.2, whole genome shotgun sequence, one region includes:
- the LOC119118287 gene encoding protein EFR3 homolog B isoform X1 produces the protein MGSAAAAGDVPASRRLPLDCRALLHHRAAKGVCGCCGALRPRYKRLVDNIFPEDPEDGLVKANMEKLTFYALSAPEKLDRIGAYLSERLSRDVARHRYGYVCIAMEALDQLLMACHCQSINLFVESFLKMVRKLLESDKPSLQILGTNSFVKFANIEEDTPSYHRSYDFFVSRFSEMCHSGYEDPDIRTKIRMAGIKGLQGVVRKTVNDELQANIWDPQHMDKIVPSLLFNLQCSERTESRSPSPSQPSDKEKESPAELTERCFRELLGRAAYGNIKNAVTPVLMHLDNHALWQGKTFAVRCFKIIMYSIQSQHSHLVIQQLLGHLDANSKNSATVRGGIVEVLLEAAAIAASGSVGQKIGRTGPRGAVCCVAHTLLRPLAGPTVLEVFNTLLRQLRLSVDYELTGSYDGSANIGTKIIKAHEERQLQEAVIRTIGSFANTLPTYQRSEVMLFIMGKIPVPGVHPLLPSSGSWPEVTRMIQVMLLKSLVQVTAGFQTTNMLTALPSSFLEPLLSFSLTEDPEVRLLVLQILLSLIDRHDNRPKFSNMSIISDISVLKLKVDKCSRQDNLFMKKHGQQLYRHIYLGCKEQSSGRRHYESLFALLGLLSVELANEEVVVDLVRLALALQDLALSTDEALPVYNRCAMHALAAAYLNLICQLTTVPAFCQHIHEVIEVRRKESPYLLPEDVFADVPRLPSSLDRVEGGMLFLQSKITEVLGGSGYNTERLATPYIPQYTDEDRLSKRKSIGETISLQVEVESRNSPEKEERTPAEEITFETLKNAIVDSVGMEEQERERRRQVVEKFQKAPFEEIAAHCGARATLLQSKLNQIFELTIRPPPSPSGTVSSGYGPSQTRSVPIYEMKFPDLCVY, from the exons ATGGGTTCGGCCGCCGCGGCCGGCGACGTCCCGGCCTCTCGGAGGCTGCCGCTGGACTGCCGCGCGCTTCTCCACCATCGAGCCGCCAAGG GGGTGTGCGGCTGTTGCGGGGCTCTCAGGCCTCGCTACAAGAGGCTGGTGGACAACATCTTCCCCGAAGACCCGGAG GATGGACTGGTGAAGGCCAACATGGAGAAGCTGACATTTTACGCCCTGTCGGCTCCAGAGAAGCTGGACCGTATCGGCGCGTACCTGTCGGAGCGCTTGTCCAGGGATGTGGCGCGCCACAGATACGG TTACGTGTGCATCGCCATGGAAGCGCTTGACCAGCTGCTGATGGCCTGCCACTGCCAGAGCATCAACCTCTTTGTGGAGAGCTTCCTCAAGATGGTGCGCAAGCTGCTGGAGTCCGACAAGCCCAGTCTGCAAATCCTGGGAACCAACTCG TTTGTCAAGTTTGCCAACATAGAGGAGGACACGCCTTCCTACCATCGCAGTTATGACTTCTTTGTGTCGCGCTTCAGCGAGATGTGCCACTCGGGTTACGAGGACCCCGACATCCGCACCAA GATCCGGATGGCGGGCATCAAGGGCCTTCAGGGCGTGGTGAGGAAGACGGTCAACGACGAGCTTCAAGCTAACATCTGGGATCCTCAGCATATGGACAAGATCGTCCCGTCGCTGCTGTTCAACTTGCAGTGTAGCGAGCGCACGGAGAG TCGCTCGCCGTCTCCATCGCAACCGTCGGACAAGGAGAAGGAGAGCCCGGCGGAGCTGACGGAGCGCTGCTTCAGGGAGCTGCTGGGCCGAGCCGCCTACGGAAACATCAAGAACGCCGTCACCCCCGTGCTCAT GCATCTGGACAATCACGCTCTATGGCAGGGGAAGACCTTTGCTGTGCGTTGTTTTAAAATCATCATGTACTCCATTCAG tCGCAGCACTCGCACTTGGTCATTCAACAACTCCTGGGTCATCTGGACGCCAACAGCAAGAATTCGGCCACCGTCCGAGGCGGCATCGTGGAGGTTCTGCTGGAGGCGGCCGCCATCGCCGCCAGCGGCTCCGTAGGTCAGAAGATTGGACGGACGGGCCCGCGTGGAGCCGTCTGCTGTGTCGCTCACACGCTTTTGCGGCCCCTTGCAGGTCCCACCGTGCTGGAGGTGTTCAACACCTTACTGCGCCAACTGCGTCTCAGCGTGGACTACGAGCTGACCGGCTCCTACGACGGCAGCGCCAACATCGGCACAAAGATCATCAAAGCTCACGAGGAGAGGCAGCTGCAGGAAGCCGTTATCCGAACCATCG GTTCCTTTGCCAACACTTTGCCCACCTACCAAAGGTCGGAAGTCATGCTCTTCATCATGGGCAAGATCCCTGTTCCCGGTGTTCACCCGTTGCTACCTTCTTCGGGCTCTTG GCCCGAGGTTACCAGGATGATTCAGGTGATGTTACTCAAGTCACTGGTCCAG GTGACGGCGGGCTTCCAGACCACCAACATGCTGACGGCTCTGCCCAGCTCCTTCCTGGAACCTCTGCTCTCGTTCTCCCTCACCGAAGACCCCGAGGTTCGGCTGCTGGTGCTCCAAATCCTCCTCAGTCTCATCGACAGGCACGACAACCGGCCCAAATTCTCCAACATGAG TATTATCAGCGACATCTCTGTGCTGAAGCTGAAAGTGGACAAGTGCTCCAGACAGGACAACCTGTTCATGAAAAAG CATGGCCAGCAGCTCTACCGACACATCTACTTGGGCTGCAAAGAGCAGAGCAGCGGCAGGCGCCACTATGAGAGTCTCTTTGCCTTGCTGGGTCTTCTCAGCGTGGAGCTGGCCAACGAAGAAGTGGTGGTGGACCTCGTTCGCCTGGCGCTTGCTCTGCAG GACCTGGCTCTGTCCACGGATGAGGCGCTGCCCGTTTACAACCGCTGCGCAATGCACGCCCTGGCCGCCGCCTACCTCAACCTGATCTGCCAGCTCACCACCGTCCCCGCCTTCTGCCAGCACATACACGAG GTGATCGAAGTGAGACGGAAGGAAAGTCCTTACCTGCTGCCCGAGGACGTCTTTGCGGATGTGCCCAG ACTCCCCTCCTCGCTTGACAGAGTGGAAGGCGGCATGCTGTTCCTTCAGTCCAAGATCACGGAAGTCCTCGGAGGCAGCGGTTACAACACGGAGCGACTGGCCACCCCTTACATCCCTCAGTACACGG ATGAGGACCGCCTGTCCAAGAGAAAGAGCATCGGGGAGACCATCTCGCTCCAGGTGGAAGTGGAGTCCCGAAACAGTCCCGAGAAAGAAGAG CGGACCCCCGCCGAGGAGATCACCTTTGAAACCTTGAAGAACGCCATCG TGGACAGCGTGGGTATGGAGGAACAGGAGCGGGAGCGGAGGAGGCAAGTGGTGGAGAAGTTCCAGAAAGCTCCCTTTGAGGAGATCGCTGCCCATTGCGGTGCTCGG GCCACGCTGCTGCAGAGCAAACTCAACCAGATCTTTGAGCTCACAATCAG GCCCCCGCCCAGCCCGTCCGGCACCGTATCATCCGGCTACGGCCCGAGCCAGACTCGCTCGGTGCCCATCTACGAGATGAAGTTTCCCGACCTTTGCGTGTATTGA
- the LOC119118287 gene encoding protein EFR3 homolog B isoform X5, translating to MEKLTFYALSAPEKLDRIGAYLSERLSRDVARHRYGYVCIAMEALDQLLMACHCQSINLFVESFLKMVRKLLESDKPSLQILGTNSFVKFANIEEDTPSYHRSYDFFVSRFSEMCHSGYEDPDIRTKIRMAGIKGLQGVVRKTVNDELQANIWDPQHMDKIVPSLLFNLQCSERTESRSPSPSQPSDKEKESPAELTERCFRELLGRAAYGNIKNAVTPVLMHLDNHALWQGKTFAVRCFKIIMYSIQSQHSHLVIQQLLGHLDANSKNSATVRGGIVEVLLEAAAIAASGSVGQKIGRTGPRGAVCCVAHTLLRPLAGPTVLEVFNTLLRQLRLSVDYELTGSYDGSANIGTKIIKAHEERQLQEAVIRTIGSFANTLPTYQRSEVMLFIMGKIPVPGVHPLLPSSGSWPEVTRMIQVMLLKSLVQVTAGFQTTNMLTALPSSFLEPLLSFSLTEDPEVRLLVLQILLSLIDRHDNRPKFSNMSIISDISVLKLKVDKCSRQDNLFMKKHGQQLYRHIYLGCKEQSSGRRHYESLFALLGLLSVELANEEVVVDLVRLALALQDLALSTDEALPVYNRCAMHALAAAYLNLICQLTTVPAFCQHIHEVIEVRRKESPYLLPEDVFADVPRLPSSLDRVEGGMLFLQSKITEVLGGSGYNTERLATPYIPQYTDEDRLSKRKSIGETISLQVEVESRNSPEKEERTPAEEITFETLKNAIVDSVGMEEQERERRRQVVEKFQKAPFEEIAAHCGARATLLQSKLNQIFELTIRPPPSPSGTVSSGYGPSQTRSVPIYEMKFPDLCVY from the exons ATGGAGAAGCTGACATTTTACGCCCTGTCGGCTCCAGAGAAGCTGGACCGTATCGGCGCGTACCTGTCGGAGCGCTTGTCCAGGGATGTGGCGCGCCACAGATACGG TTACGTGTGCATCGCCATGGAAGCGCTTGACCAGCTGCTGATGGCCTGCCACTGCCAGAGCATCAACCTCTTTGTGGAGAGCTTCCTCAAGATGGTGCGCAAGCTGCTGGAGTCCGACAAGCCCAGTCTGCAAATCCTGGGAACCAACTCG TTTGTCAAGTTTGCCAACATAGAGGAGGACACGCCTTCCTACCATCGCAGTTATGACTTCTTTGTGTCGCGCTTCAGCGAGATGTGCCACTCGGGTTACGAGGACCCCGACATCCGCACCAA GATCCGGATGGCGGGCATCAAGGGCCTTCAGGGCGTGGTGAGGAAGACGGTCAACGACGAGCTTCAAGCTAACATCTGGGATCCTCAGCATATGGACAAGATCGTCCCGTCGCTGCTGTTCAACTTGCAGTGTAGCGAGCGCACGGAGAG TCGCTCGCCGTCTCCATCGCAACCGTCGGACAAGGAGAAGGAGAGCCCGGCGGAGCTGACGGAGCGCTGCTTCAGGGAGCTGCTGGGCCGAGCCGCCTACGGAAACATCAAGAACGCCGTCACCCCCGTGCTCAT GCATCTGGACAATCACGCTCTATGGCAGGGGAAGACCTTTGCTGTGCGTTGTTTTAAAATCATCATGTACTCCATTCAG tCGCAGCACTCGCACTTGGTCATTCAACAACTCCTGGGTCATCTGGACGCCAACAGCAAGAATTCGGCCACCGTCCGAGGCGGCATCGTGGAGGTTCTGCTGGAGGCGGCCGCCATCGCCGCCAGCGGCTCCGTAGGTCAGAAGATTGGACGGACGGGCCCGCGTGGAGCCGTCTGCTGTGTCGCTCACACGCTTTTGCGGCCCCTTGCAGGTCCCACCGTGCTGGAGGTGTTCAACACCTTACTGCGCCAACTGCGTCTCAGCGTGGACTACGAGCTGACCGGCTCCTACGACGGCAGCGCCAACATCGGCACAAAGATCATCAAAGCTCACGAGGAGAGGCAGCTGCAGGAAGCCGTTATCCGAACCATCG GTTCCTTTGCCAACACTTTGCCCACCTACCAAAGGTCGGAAGTCATGCTCTTCATCATGGGCAAGATCCCTGTTCCCGGTGTTCACCCGTTGCTACCTTCTTCGGGCTCTTG GCCCGAGGTTACCAGGATGATTCAGGTGATGTTACTCAAGTCACTGGTCCAG GTGACGGCGGGCTTCCAGACCACCAACATGCTGACGGCTCTGCCCAGCTCCTTCCTGGAACCTCTGCTCTCGTTCTCCCTCACCGAAGACCCCGAGGTTCGGCTGCTGGTGCTCCAAATCCTCCTCAGTCTCATCGACAGGCACGACAACCGGCCCAAATTCTCCAACATGAG TATTATCAGCGACATCTCTGTGCTGAAGCTGAAAGTGGACAAGTGCTCCAGACAGGACAACCTGTTCATGAAAAAG CATGGCCAGCAGCTCTACCGACACATCTACTTGGGCTGCAAAGAGCAGAGCAGCGGCAGGCGCCACTATGAGAGTCTCTTTGCCTTGCTGGGTCTTCTCAGCGTGGAGCTGGCCAACGAAGAAGTGGTGGTGGACCTCGTTCGCCTGGCGCTTGCTCTGCAG GACCTGGCTCTGTCCACGGATGAGGCGCTGCCCGTTTACAACCGCTGCGCAATGCACGCCCTGGCCGCCGCCTACCTCAACCTGATCTGCCAGCTCACCACCGTCCCCGCCTTCTGCCAGCACATACACGAG GTGATCGAAGTGAGACGGAAGGAAAGTCCTTACCTGCTGCCCGAGGACGTCTTTGCGGATGTGCCCAG ACTCCCCTCCTCGCTTGACAGAGTGGAAGGCGGCATGCTGTTCCTTCAGTCCAAGATCACGGAAGTCCTCGGAGGCAGCGGTTACAACACGGAGCGACTGGCCACCCCTTACATCCCTCAGTACACGG ATGAGGACCGCCTGTCCAAGAGAAAGAGCATCGGGGAGACCATCTCGCTCCAGGTGGAAGTGGAGTCCCGAAACAGTCCCGAGAAAGAAGAG CGGACCCCCGCCGAGGAGATCACCTTTGAAACCTTGAAGAACGCCATCG TGGACAGCGTGGGTATGGAGGAACAGGAGCGGGAGCGGAGGAGGCAAGTGGTGGAGAAGTTCCAGAAAGCTCCCTTTGAGGAGATCGCTGCCCATTGCGGTGCTCGG GCCACGCTGCTGCAGAGCAAACTCAACCAGATCTTTGAGCTCACAATCAG GCCCCCGCCCAGCCCGTCCGGCACCGTATCATCCGGCTACGGCCCGAGCCAGACTCGCTCGGTGCCCATCTACGAGATGAAGTTTCCCGACCTTTGCGTGTATTGA
- the LOC119118287 gene encoding protein EFR3 homolog B isoform X4: MYGVCGCCGALRPRYKRLVDNIFPEDPEDGLVKANMEKLTFYALSAPEKLDRIGAYLSERLSRDVARHRYGYVCIAMEALDQLLMACHCQSINLFVESFLKMVRKLLESDKPSLQILGTNSFVKFANIEEDTPSYHRSYDFFVSRFSEMCHSGYEDPDIRTKIRMAGIKGLQGVVRKTVNDELQANIWDPQHMDKIVPSLLFNLQCSERTESRSPSPSQPSDKEKESPAELTERCFRELLGRAAYGNIKNAVTPVLMHLDNHALWQGKTFAVRCFKIIMYSIQSQHSHLVIQQLLGHLDANSKNSATVRGGIVEVLLEAAAIAASGSVGQKIGRTGPRGAVCCVAHTLLRPLAGPTVLEVFNTLLRQLRLSVDYELTGSYDGSANIGTKIIKAHEERQLQEAVIRTIGSFANTLPTYQRSEVMLFIMGKIPVPGVHPLLPSSGSWPEVTRMIQVMLLKSLVQVTAGFQTTNMLTALPSSFLEPLLSFSLTEDPEVRLLVLQILLSLIDRHDNRPKFSNMSIISDISVLKLKVDKCSRQDNLFMKKHGQQLYRHIYLGCKEQSSGRRHYESLFALLGLLSVELANEEVVVDLVRLALALQDLALSTDEALPVYNRCAMHALAAAYLNLICQLTTVPAFCQHIHEVIEVRRKESPYLLPEDVFADVPRLPSSLDRVEGGMLFLQSKITEVLGGSGYNTERLATPYIPQYTDEDRLSKRKSIGETISLQVEVESRNSPEKEERTPAEEITFETLKNAIVDSVGMEEQERERRRQVVEKFQKAPFEEIAAHCGARATLLQSKLNQIFELTIRPPPSPSGTVSSGYGPSQTRSVPIYEMKFPDLCVY; encoded by the exons ATGTACG GGGTGTGCGGCTGTTGCGGGGCTCTCAGGCCTCGCTACAAGAGGCTGGTGGACAACATCTTCCCCGAAGACCCGGAG GATGGACTGGTGAAGGCCAACATGGAGAAGCTGACATTTTACGCCCTGTCGGCTCCAGAGAAGCTGGACCGTATCGGCGCGTACCTGTCGGAGCGCTTGTCCAGGGATGTGGCGCGCCACAGATACGG TTACGTGTGCATCGCCATGGAAGCGCTTGACCAGCTGCTGATGGCCTGCCACTGCCAGAGCATCAACCTCTTTGTGGAGAGCTTCCTCAAGATGGTGCGCAAGCTGCTGGAGTCCGACAAGCCCAGTCTGCAAATCCTGGGAACCAACTCG TTTGTCAAGTTTGCCAACATAGAGGAGGACACGCCTTCCTACCATCGCAGTTATGACTTCTTTGTGTCGCGCTTCAGCGAGATGTGCCACTCGGGTTACGAGGACCCCGACATCCGCACCAA GATCCGGATGGCGGGCATCAAGGGCCTTCAGGGCGTGGTGAGGAAGACGGTCAACGACGAGCTTCAAGCTAACATCTGGGATCCTCAGCATATGGACAAGATCGTCCCGTCGCTGCTGTTCAACTTGCAGTGTAGCGAGCGCACGGAGAG TCGCTCGCCGTCTCCATCGCAACCGTCGGACAAGGAGAAGGAGAGCCCGGCGGAGCTGACGGAGCGCTGCTTCAGGGAGCTGCTGGGCCGAGCCGCCTACGGAAACATCAAGAACGCCGTCACCCCCGTGCTCAT GCATCTGGACAATCACGCTCTATGGCAGGGGAAGACCTTTGCTGTGCGTTGTTTTAAAATCATCATGTACTCCATTCAG tCGCAGCACTCGCACTTGGTCATTCAACAACTCCTGGGTCATCTGGACGCCAACAGCAAGAATTCGGCCACCGTCCGAGGCGGCATCGTGGAGGTTCTGCTGGAGGCGGCCGCCATCGCCGCCAGCGGCTCCGTAGGTCAGAAGATTGGACGGACGGGCCCGCGTGGAGCCGTCTGCTGTGTCGCTCACACGCTTTTGCGGCCCCTTGCAGGTCCCACCGTGCTGGAGGTGTTCAACACCTTACTGCGCCAACTGCGTCTCAGCGTGGACTACGAGCTGACCGGCTCCTACGACGGCAGCGCCAACATCGGCACAAAGATCATCAAAGCTCACGAGGAGAGGCAGCTGCAGGAAGCCGTTATCCGAACCATCG GTTCCTTTGCCAACACTTTGCCCACCTACCAAAGGTCGGAAGTCATGCTCTTCATCATGGGCAAGATCCCTGTTCCCGGTGTTCACCCGTTGCTACCTTCTTCGGGCTCTTG GCCCGAGGTTACCAGGATGATTCAGGTGATGTTACTCAAGTCACTGGTCCAG GTGACGGCGGGCTTCCAGACCACCAACATGCTGACGGCTCTGCCCAGCTCCTTCCTGGAACCTCTGCTCTCGTTCTCCCTCACCGAAGACCCCGAGGTTCGGCTGCTGGTGCTCCAAATCCTCCTCAGTCTCATCGACAGGCACGACAACCGGCCCAAATTCTCCAACATGAG TATTATCAGCGACATCTCTGTGCTGAAGCTGAAAGTGGACAAGTGCTCCAGACAGGACAACCTGTTCATGAAAAAG CATGGCCAGCAGCTCTACCGACACATCTACTTGGGCTGCAAAGAGCAGAGCAGCGGCAGGCGCCACTATGAGAGTCTCTTTGCCTTGCTGGGTCTTCTCAGCGTGGAGCTGGCCAACGAAGAAGTGGTGGTGGACCTCGTTCGCCTGGCGCTTGCTCTGCAG GACCTGGCTCTGTCCACGGATGAGGCGCTGCCCGTTTACAACCGCTGCGCAATGCACGCCCTGGCCGCCGCCTACCTCAACCTGATCTGCCAGCTCACCACCGTCCCCGCCTTCTGCCAGCACATACACGAG GTGATCGAAGTGAGACGGAAGGAAAGTCCTTACCTGCTGCCCGAGGACGTCTTTGCGGATGTGCCCAG ACTCCCCTCCTCGCTTGACAGAGTGGAAGGCGGCATGCTGTTCCTTCAGTCCAAGATCACGGAAGTCCTCGGAGGCAGCGGTTACAACACGGAGCGACTGGCCACCCCTTACATCCCTCAGTACACGG ATGAGGACCGCCTGTCCAAGAGAAAGAGCATCGGGGAGACCATCTCGCTCCAGGTGGAAGTGGAGTCCCGAAACAGTCCCGAGAAAGAAGAG CGGACCCCCGCCGAGGAGATCACCTTTGAAACCTTGAAGAACGCCATCG TGGACAGCGTGGGTATGGAGGAACAGGAGCGGGAGCGGAGGAGGCAAGTGGTGGAGAAGTTCCAGAAAGCTCCCTTTGAGGAGATCGCTGCCCATTGCGGTGCTCGG GCCACGCTGCTGCAGAGCAAACTCAACCAGATCTTTGAGCTCACAATCAG GCCCCCGCCCAGCCCGTCCGGCACCGTATCATCCGGCTACGGCCCGAGCCAGACTCGCTCGGTGCCCATCTACGAGATGAAGTTTCCCGACCTTTGCGTGTATTGA
- the LOC119118287 gene encoding protein EFR3 homolog B isoform X2: MGSAAAAGDVPASRRLPLDCRALLHHRAAKGVCGCCGALRPRYKRLVDNIFPEDPEDGLVKANMEKLTFYALSAPEKLDRIGAYLSERLSRDVARHRYGYVCIAMEALDQLLMACHCQSINLFVESFLKMVRKLLESDKPSLQILGTNSFVKFANIEEDTPSYHRSYDFFVSRFSEMCHSGYEDPDIRTKIRMAGIKGLQGVVRKTVNDELQANIWDPQHMDKIVPSLLFNLQCSERTESRSPSPSQPSDKEKESPAELTERCFRELLGRAAYGNIKNAVTPVLMHLDNHALWQGKTFAVRCFKIIMYSIQSQHSHLVIQQLLGHLDANSKNSATVRGGIVEVLLEAAAIAASGSVGPTVLEVFNTLLRQLRLSVDYELTGSYDGSANIGTKIIKAHEERQLQEAVIRTIGSFANTLPTYQRSEVMLFIMGKIPVPGVHPLLPSSGSWPEVTRMIQVMLLKSLVQVTAGFQTTNMLTALPSSFLEPLLSFSLTEDPEVRLLVLQILLSLIDRHDNRPKFSNMSIISDISVLKLKVDKCSRQDNLFMKKHGQQLYRHIYLGCKEQSSGRRHYESLFALLGLLSVELANEEVVVDLVRLALALQDLALSTDEALPVYNRCAMHALAAAYLNLICQLTTVPAFCQHIHEVIEVRRKESPYLLPEDVFADVPRLPSSLDRVEGGMLFLQSKITEVLGGSGYNTERLATPYIPQYTDEDRLSKRKSIGETISLQVEVESRNSPEKEERTPAEEITFETLKNAIVDSVGMEEQERERRRQVVEKFQKAPFEEIAAHCGARATLLQSKLNQIFELTIRPPPSPSGTVSSGYGPSQTRSVPIYEMKFPDLCVY; the protein is encoded by the exons ATGGGTTCGGCCGCCGCGGCCGGCGACGTCCCGGCCTCTCGGAGGCTGCCGCTGGACTGCCGCGCGCTTCTCCACCATCGAGCCGCCAAGG GGGTGTGCGGCTGTTGCGGGGCTCTCAGGCCTCGCTACAAGAGGCTGGTGGACAACATCTTCCCCGAAGACCCGGAG GATGGACTGGTGAAGGCCAACATGGAGAAGCTGACATTTTACGCCCTGTCGGCTCCAGAGAAGCTGGACCGTATCGGCGCGTACCTGTCGGAGCGCTTGTCCAGGGATGTGGCGCGCCACAGATACGG TTACGTGTGCATCGCCATGGAAGCGCTTGACCAGCTGCTGATGGCCTGCCACTGCCAGAGCATCAACCTCTTTGTGGAGAGCTTCCTCAAGATGGTGCGCAAGCTGCTGGAGTCCGACAAGCCCAGTCTGCAAATCCTGGGAACCAACTCG TTTGTCAAGTTTGCCAACATAGAGGAGGACACGCCTTCCTACCATCGCAGTTATGACTTCTTTGTGTCGCGCTTCAGCGAGATGTGCCACTCGGGTTACGAGGACCCCGACATCCGCACCAA GATCCGGATGGCGGGCATCAAGGGCCTTCAGGGCGTGGTGAGGAAGACGGTCAACGACGAGCTTCAAGCTAACATCTGGGATCCTCAGCATATGGACAAGATCGTCCCGTCGCTGCTGTTCAACTTGCAGTGTAGCGAGCGCACGGAGAG TCGCTCGCCGTCTCCATCGCAACCGTCGGACAAGGAGAAGGAGAGCCCGGCGGAGCTGACGGAGCGCTGCTTCAGGGAGCTGCTGGGCCGAGCCGCCTACGGAAACATCAAGAACGCCGTCACCCCCGTGCTCAT GCATCTGGACAATCACGCTCTATGGCAGGGGAAGACCTTTGCTGTGCGTTGTTTTAAAATCATCATGTACTCCATTCAG tCGCAGCACTCGCACTTGGTCATTCAACAACTCCTGGGTCATCTGGACGCCAACAGCAAGAATTCGGCCACCGTCCGAGGCGGCATCGTGGAGGTTCTGCTGGAGGCGGCCGCCATCGCCGCCAGCGGCTCCGTAG GTCCCACCGTGCTGGAGGTGTTCAACACCTTACTGCGCCAACTGCGTCTCAGCGTGGACTACGAGCTGACCGGCTCCTACGACGGCAGCGCCAACATCGGCACAAAGATCATCAAAGCTCACGAGGAGAGGCAGCTGCAGGAAGCCGTTATCCGAACCATCG GTTCCTTTGCCAACACTTTGCCCACCTACCAAAGGTCGGAAGTCATGCTCTTCATCATGGGCAAGATCCCTGTTCCCGGTGTTCACCCGTTGCTACCTTCTTCGGGCTCTTG GCCCGAGGTTACCAGGATGATTCAGGTGATGTTACTCAAGTCACTGGTCCAG GTGACGGCGGGCTTCCAGACCACCAACATGCTGACGGCTCTGCCCAGCTCCTTCCTGGAACCTCTGCTCTCGTTCTCCCTCACCGAAGACCCCGAGGTTCGGCTGCTGGTGCTCCAAATCCTCCTCAGTCTCATCGACAGGCACGACAACCGGCCCAAATTCTCCAACATGAG TATTATCAGCGACATCTCTGTGCTGAAGCTGAAAGTGGACAAGTGCTCCAGACAGGACAACCTGTTCATGAAAAAG CATGGCCAGCAGCTCTACCGACACATCTACTTGGGCTGCAAAGAGCAGAGCAGCGGCAGGCGCCACTATGAGAGTCTCTTTGCCTTGCTGGGTCTTCTCAGCGTGGAGCTGGCCAACGAAGAAGTGGTGGTGGACCTCGTTCGCCTGGCGCTTGCTCTGCAG GACCTGGCTCTGTCCACGGATGAGGCGCTGCCCGTTTACAACCGCTGCGCAATGCACGCCCTGGCCGCCGCCTACCTCAACCTGATCTGCCAGCTCACCACCGTCCCCGCCTTCTGCCAGCACATACACGAG GTGATCGAAGTGAGACGGAAGGAAAGTCCTTACCTGCTGCCCGAGGACGTCTTTGCGGATGTGCCCAG ACTCCCCTCCTCGCTTGACAGAGTGGAAGGCGGCATGCTGTTCCTTCAGTCCAAGATCACGGAAGTCCTCGGAGGCAGCGGTTACAACACGGAGCGACTGGCCACCCCTTACATCCCTCAGTACACGG ATGAGGACCGCCTGTCCAAGAGAAAGAGCATCGGGGAGACCATCTCGCTCCAGGTGGAAGTGGAGTCCCGAAACAGTCCCGAGAAAGAAGAG CGGACCCCCGCCGAGGAGATCACCTTTGAAACCTTGAAGAACGCCATCG TGGACAGCGTGGGTATGGAGGAACAGGAGCGGGAGCGGAGGAGGCAAGTGGTGGAGAAGTTCCAGAAAGCTCCCTTTGAGGAGATCGCTGCCCATTGCGGTGCTCGG GCCACGCTGCTGCAGAGCAAACTCAACCAGATCTTTGAGCTCACAATCAG GCCCCCGCCCAGCCCGTCCGGCACCGTATCATCCGGCTACGGCCCGAGCCAGACTCGCTCGGTGCCCATCTACGAGATGAAGTTTCCCGACCTTTGCGTGTATTGA